Genomic segment of Panicum virgatum strain AP13 chromosome 2K, P.virgatum_v5, whole genome shotgun sequence:
GGTGCGGTTCCCAGCGGGCGGCCGCCTCTGTTGGCGCAGCTCCAAGCGCGTGAGCTTGCGTGGGGCCCCTTGCGGCGCGCGTGCACAGGCAGAGGAGGCCCTCCTGGAATCCAATCTAGATGGCTTCAGCGGCAACTGATCGAAGATGGAACATTTTTTTTATCTATTCTACGTATTGCTTTTTTCTCTTTGTTGACAAGGAAAACATTTCAACAAGCTTCCTATATTTACCGGTGGCAGGTGAGAAGACAGACGGTATGCATTGGTTCAATCTTTCTATTCTACTTCCTGTACATGAGAATTGACCATGTACATATTGTTCAAATATCGCATCAGTATAGTACTATGAAACATACGGGCAAAGAGCCAGCAAATGACACTGTTGGAAGAATAAAAATCCGTAGCAACGCAAGAGCATCTATGCCAGTACACTGTATAAATATGCTTTCGAATCATCCAATacattaaaaaaattcaaacgatCCTACTGGTGAGTAGCGTCCAGATGATATAAAGGGGCTGATTGGTTCGCTTCCCAATCGAGCCTCTGGCTCGTACCAGTGAACCAGGCCACGGTTGGCCAGGCTCAGCGCGTGCAAGATGAGTGTGTTTGGTTGCTAGCATGTTCCAGCCAGGCTGCAGGGAGCCAGTGATTGGTTGCATGCAAGTCTAGCTACAACAGGCAAATTTTAGGTGCGCTGCATGCTCGGTGCGCCCGCACGAGCCAGGCCACGCGGAAACGCTCGATTTTGCCGTACCCTGAGAGTTTGGCTGCGGAGCGCTAGTTGCATCTCGTCGGCCTGGCCCAAACGCTGATCCGGGCATCCAATCACCGGCTTCTTGCATCCAGCGGGCCTGGTCATGCTCGATTCGCCCAACCAGTCACGCCCAACAAGAACCTCCTACTGCAAGATCAGACAAAGATTGCACCCAAGAATCAGACATTAAACTAGTACTCAGATTGATTAGTTTTGACCTATATACACAGAGCCAGACGTTGGCATTTTGACCCTGGTATTCCTTACGTTCTTGGAATCATCCAATGCCTAAACGAAATTCAAACGTAAAAAGCTCAAGAACATCCTGACTGCAAGATCAGACAGGCTAATTGCAACCCAGAAGCCACACTCTAGCACTAGTAGCGCTGATTTGTACACAGCGCTTGATGTTGGCACGCACAGTCGCCTAGCACCCGACGGGGTACCCCATCACCGCACCAGCGGGAGCCGCCGGTTTCCCCAGGCTcgctgcggcggcagagcacgaaACGCCACTCccgctcggggcggcggcgtccacaGCCTTCCCGGCCGCCGGTGCCGTTGCCTTCCcctgggccggcggcgcgccgtcgAGCCTCCTGACGGTGATGTTGACGATGCCGTTGCGGCCGCGCGCCCCGCAGCGCCCCCCGGAGTCGAACAGGCGGTAGCTGAGGCAGTGCAGGTGCCCCGGCGGGCCGACGGTGAAGTCCTCGACGgggacgcgcgccgccgccacgggctcGGCAGCcgggcgcccgccgccggcgcgcgcgcggcagaTCTCCACGTCCAGCGCGGGCGCCCCCGCGGGGAGCGCCACGCGCACGGCCTCGGCCCAGTACGGGAAGCCGTGGcagtcggcgtcggcgtcgacgcGGGTGGGCGCGGAGGACGAGGCGGTGCGGACCACGGCGTAGGCGCCGCGGCACAGCGGGCGGCCCGACGCCACGCGGACGCCCTCCGCGGACACCACGGTCACCTCGAgcgtcatcgccgccgccggcattgCCGTCCCGACGCACCCCTTCCGCGCCATGtgcgctgctgcctgctgggtcTGCTGCGGCCTAGATCGACGGCGGAAGAAAAACCTAGGACGACGGTCGGAGTGCGGTGCGCGCTCGACTCGATCGATGCAAGGACACGGCGGCGCATCTGATTAtatggaggaggagaagggacGGAGCCTTCGGTGGAGTCGGGCACGCATCTGATTTCTTGCTGCGCGTTCCGGACTTCCGGGTCGAGTTGCCACTGCGATGCACGGCGCCGCACGATCACGGAAGGTTCGGTCCACGCGGCGTCGTTGGTGCGCGCGCGCCAACGATCGAAGCAATGCCCGAAACGGATAGCTTCTGCAGCGGCTCGTTTGGCGTAGCGTCCTATTCGGTCACATCGTAAATTCGGCAGAATTTATATCGAAGCTATCCAATCAAGTGCACCTAATAATAAAATAAGACCGGTGTATTGCTAGGCAGGCACATTGTTACAGCCGAGAAAGTTTATCACGCGGTGTCTACAGAAAATGAGGTTTGCTTACGGGTCCACtactggaaaaaaaaaactcgataATGCCCAGCCTGGGCAGCCCAGAGACACTTCCGGGCTCCGGCTTTGTATTTGCTTGTCCGATCCAAGCGTACCAAGATACCATGATGCATGATAGCAACATCCAGCAACAAGATTATTCTACAGAGCCCGCGCTGGTGTAGATTTATTATGCTATTATTACAGTTTTCTGGCCTGGTTTAGGGTCAATTCTCTTTCTCCTTATTAATATACGTCGCACTGTAAGGTTCAAGATATTTCAAAAGAAAATCTACTACTATTCCTTCGTTTTATTTCAAAATTCTGGACTTTTTATTGACACGGAACTGATGTCATTATTGCATTCATATTCAAACTTACATCAGCATACAATTAAAAACGTGAATGAAGTAATCATAAGTCAAAACTTTTATCTCGACCTGTAAACAACGAGGCGGTTGTGGTGACTATTCATACACTCGTTGATGGCAAAATTGGCGCTGGAGACGGATTCTTTTGCACTGGCTCCAACCGGAGGAATAGTATATGACACCAAATGTGAACATGTCCTTTAGTCCTAGCGTGATAAGTTTTGTCCtacattcacaaaaaaaaaagagataagtTTCGTCCTAGAGATTGTTACCAGGGTATTGTAATAAGGTGGCGCACGCTTTGGCGGCGTAGGTTTGTAAGTGTTGTCTTGGTGCCGACCTTTCCAGAGAAGGCTTGGCCGAGGGCGTCGAGAACAGTGTGGCCAGTGATATCACCGAGCCTTTGAGTTAATGGAATGTGAGTTCcttaaaaaaatatatcttCTTAGTCTTTCAAAGGTGCACATAAAGGTAGAATTGCGATTGTGTACTTATAGTATGTGTATGTGCGCATATATGTGAGTGTCTGCGTTCGCACTGTgttacataaaaaaattatatctaGATGGAATGAAATATGCCTTATCAAAAATTAGAGGGGATGAAGGCAGTCATCTATATGGTCAAACATCTGACCTTTCCCCCGCGTCGcagcccctccccccccccaccccaccccgccGCTGCCAGAGGCGGGCCGCGCGGAAGCTCGTGTGCGCCCccaaggaaggcggcggcgaggcccttCGCCAGGAGGGTCGCGGGCTCCCGGTGCTCGCGCGGGGAGGGAgctcggccggccatggctgggTCGTCGTTGTGTGGCGCAGCGAGGCACGACGGGGCTGCGGACGAGGAGccggggaggtggaggaggcaggAGTTCGGCGGCGGCCTTCCCCCAGCAGCGGCCACGACGGGATCTGATgcaaggcggcggcgtcgggttTCGTCGGCGGGGGAGGCTCGGGGCACCAGATCCGCCGCCTAGGTGGGCTGATCTGGTGCCCCGAGCCTCGATCTGCGCGCACTGGCggtgcggcggccgcggcggtggctggCGGCTCCCTGTGCTGTGGTGCGTGTCGTtcgtgcggcagcggcggcgggttgccggcggcgcgccgtgCTGCAGCACGCGCAcggcggtggtgcggcggacggcggtgaatgcggaggtggtggtggggagGCCGGTGATGCTCCCCTCTTTCCTCTTCCTGTCTTCGGCTGGAGCTTGCGGCTCCGCCATAGTGGTGGGACCGGGGTGGTCTGGACTGCGCTGCGGGGCATCATGGAGGTGCTGCGGGGCGTGCTGGCCACCACTCTAGCGTAGGCTTCGTGGTTGCTGTGGAGAAGGTCTGTCTGTCGCAAGTGTTGCCCGCTGGCTCGCTGCCGCGGCTCGTTGGCGCAGGGTGGGCTGTGTTTGTGCAATAGGTAGGGGGTTGCTTCGGGCGAAAGCTTTGGTGACGGCGCCCTCGGGCGTCGTTCTCCCCGTTGGGGGCGCCATTGTGGAGCCGCTCTACCTGTTGCATGAGAGgtctctgggtgaaaaccctATCCACTCATGGACGAATGTCGGCAGCGCCATTGGTGTTGTGCCCTTCTTGGAGGCGTCGCTTCTTGAGATCGGGTTTGGCTTGCGGCAGTGTTGTGTTGCCAATGGTGAGGGAAGGCGGCCTTGGGTGGGAGTGGCCCGTTGGGTGGTGGTGGCTCGTTCGTGGCTGTGTTTGGAGGTGTTGAGGCCTCATGGTGGCTGTTAGCTTTGGGTCAGCGTTTGTGGTGCAGTGGTGATCCCGGTGGTGGTAAGGTTAATCTTTAAACTACGACGGCTTAGCAAATCTTGGCGAAGCAGTGTCCAGCGGCGGAGTGTCGCTTTAAGGTGGTTTTGCTTCTGTGTTGTGAGGCGGTAgatgtggcgaggcccccacgcAGTTGAGGTGTATTCGAGGGTCAAGATTTGGTTTTGCTTCGCGGTGGCGGCTGGGGGATCGACGACTATGTGCGTGTGGCATGAGGACAGTGCCATGGTGGAGGAGATGTGGTTTCTATCCAGGCTTGCAGCGGGCAGCGCCAGTGTTGGCATGGAACAACGTTGAATGATGACGCTTGCTTTGGTGGTCTATTGTAGATTCCTCTCCCAGGGTGTGGCGTCGTGTTAGTTTTTGCTCGGCTTTTCCTAATTAACTGAGCATTGTATGGTTTGGCCTTGTTTCCCTTAATATGAGACGTCTTCTTCTTATATGATGTGACAGTGCTCCTGACtttgattttaaaaaaaatagaggggATACCCTTTTGTTTATAGTATTAATATATTCACAACTTTAACCAACTAAAGTATAGCCAGGACAGGGTGCATGTAGGCTAAGGTGAACAGCAGCGGAGGTGAACAATGGTAATGAGATATATTTTTTTACACAATGAGATAGAATGGTTAGGAGGGTGTCGTCCATCGTTGCGCACCCTCAACCTTAGATGGTTatggaaaaaaaacaaatcagaAAAAGCAAGCATGTTACGAATTGGCTAGGTAGGAGGGAACAGAAGTGGTTGTTGAAATGCTGATAGATGTCATGGAAACGCGTCCGTTAAAGCAGAGCAGAAGTAGGAAAACAAGATGAAGGCTAATGGCAATGATCGAGAAGGAAGAGGGAGGAAAAGAAACATATACTGGCAATGTGGTATAATAAGGCAGGGGCAAAAGATAGCAGTTAAGCTACCTCGGCAGTTGACACATATATCCCTCTCTTACTAAAGACAACATATGATATGCAAACTACCTTCATATGCAAACTATAAAACTCAAATCTGAACCACCAGATCAAGATTCAAGGGACATGAGGAGAggagtaattttacaattaaccgcccGCCCTTGAAttaggtaatcacacttttgcaaatcccccctcccactcCGCCTGCGCCCCCCTTGGATCTTGATTCGATGGTTCAGATTTGAGTTTTCATAATTTGCATACGAAGGTGGTTTGCATAGCATACGTTGCCTTTACTAAAATGTGTTTAGCACATTAACTTTTAGTTTATTCGTCACGATATTTGAGTATCCGTCTTATTGAAAAAAGTCGTGCATTCTTAAAGTAACTCAATTAATAGAACAAGTAAAAAAACAAACACCATGTCTAAAAGTCTATGGTGGCAGCCCGATTAACTTCATATTTTGAACAACGCGATGAGCTTCATGTGGAAAGACTAATTAGGCCTTATTTTGATCGGCTGAAAGCGTGAAACATCAACTCATCCACGTGGGTGGACCCAAACTTCAGTTCAATACCTCCAAGATTGACTTTGACCTATCCAATagtattcttttttttatagctctaTAAAAAGCGAGAAGAACCAACCACGTCTTGCCCAGGTCGGGGGATATATAGTCACCCAAAAGTTGAGCGAAATTTGTTGACGCCCGGCTACTGCTGGCCATGCAAATGCGACCGTCCGGTACTCCGATGGCATtccagaaaggaaaaaaaaaagcagcaaGCCAACAAGTAACAGCTGCCAAATCATTTCGCATGACTCTAGAACGATTGGGCGACGCGTCCCTATCTAATCCCCTGCAGCATTCACGCCCTCATCACTTCAAGAAATCAGAACAAAGCGCGGCTTCTAGTTGGCAATGACGTCCGGATGTTCCCCGGCGGGGCCCACACAGACGAACAGTAATCCCCTCTCTGAATAGACCCATAACAACACACCCTTATCTGACCAGTATGGTTTGGCATCTACAAACGTGTCGTTTGACATGCACCACAAATCTTGTGAGCACGCGGTTCCAATCCAAGAACACCCAGGCAAACCCGCCAAACCGAGCGACGAAAATGAGCATGGATCATCACCCGATCATCGAAACAACATCCAGGAAATGCTCCTCTCATCTCCACGATCATCAAGCATAAATACAGCAGGCCACGCGCACCCTGACTCCCTGAAAGttcatggattctattttttttgaatttaaaggcaggagcactgccgcatcatataagaaaaagaaaacgaatTGTTACATAGTTTGTGATTACATAAAAAAACTCAAACTCATAGTCCTACAACACATGGATAACTAGCCGACCTTGCGGACTTCACAAGCCTGCCGCCTCACTTCCATTTTTGCCTTGATCAAGGGCAGCAGGGACTACGAAGGGAGCGAAACCCACTGAAAGTGCGGCGATTTCTTTGGTTCCACATGTTCCATGCCGTGTACATGTAGATGGCTGCAACTCTAGTCTAGAGCTGACGAGGAACTGCGAGAAGTTCATGGATTCTGACGACCGCTGATTTTATACACAAAAAGCATCTGTGAAATGGAGTGCAGATTACAACAAGGGGATATGAGTTTCCCGATCCCCCCAACTAGCAgagtataaatataaataaaaagcacaAAAAGGACCTAGTATTATTGTGTCTCTAAAATGACAATTAGCTGCCCGTATATAATATGGCAATTGATTAATCGGTGGTACTAGAAGCTTCTACATGGTGGGGGCGGGCCCACTCACCTGGAGTTGGACCCGTCTTGGTCGGACCCGGCGCCCTGGTCCGGCCCGTTGCAGGAGGGCCGCATCGAGGGGTGCACGGGCGTGGGCCGGTATATGGGCCACGGGTGCTGGTCCGGCGACGGCTCCTTGCTGCTGCCTGATGGATGCTGACGCGGATCCGACGCCTCCTCCGTCTTCACCTCCGCGCCGGAGCCGCCGTGGCccgccggctcctcctcctcgccagtgTCGCCGTCGTCCTCCCGCGCCCGCTTCAGCCCGATGGAAACGCCGAACAGCCTCGCGGCCTGGTCGGGGTCCGCGTCGGCGACGAGGCCCGCGGCCGCGGTGGCCAGGCCCGGGCACGAGGGCATGAGATCGAGGATCGCcggggggaggggcggcggcgggggcacggCCTCCGAGGACTCGCCGGAGCAGTTGACGACGGAGGACAGCGCCGCGGAGGCGTCGAGCTGCTGGGAGGAGGCGTACTTGGTCATGAGGAGCAGGATGTTGTTGCAGAGCTTCTTCATCTGCGCGAGCTCGCGGGTCAGCCGCGCGTTCTcgcggcggaggcgctcgtTCTCCTCCCCCGTGTCGCCCGACGCGGACGCGCCCCCGGAGCCGGACGGCGCCGCCTGCGGGTGGTCCGAGCCGGAGTTGGAGGAGAGCACCTGCTCGTCGGAGGATAGCGCCGGCGAGCCCGGCAGCGGCACCGGCAGGGCCATGGGgatcggcgccgccgcgacggTCACCGCcccggaagccgccgccgcggcggcggtcgccagAGCCGCTGCCGGCGCGGCCGGAACCGGCGCTACCTTCCGCCGGTGTATGTCGCAGAGCAGGCGCTTCTCCCCGCGCCGGAAGCAGTCGTTGGCGAACTCCCATCGGTCGGGCACGATCTTCCTAAATCCCTACGTCACAGCCAAGGAAATCCGAGCACATCATCACTCACAAGACATGGCGCTGCTCCGTGGGGGAGCAAAGATACTAGCCCCAACCCAATCGAAGAAACGAGCTAGGCGAGCACACGTATCCTACATAGGTGTTGAGCTGCCGCACGAAGCTGGAGAAGTTGTTGTGCTTGAAGTACTTGGGGAGGAGGTCGCGCGCGAACTCGGCCGGCCGCCACACCACGAACGTGGAGCCGTCCTCGTTCCACGAGATCACGTCGTCCACCGCCGGGTCGTCCACCAGCTGGTACGTCTTGGTCAGGAACGGCGTCGGCAGCGACCTctgccccgccgcctccgcggccggcggtggcgccggggcGGGGGCGAGCGCGGGgggctcgctgccgccgccagcctCCCCGGTGGCGCCACCCTGCTCGGCCATCTCGCCACCGCAGCAGCCCGGCCGGATCTGAGCCGGGGAGACCTTAGCTTCCAGATGCGGGAACGAGCGAGACCCCTCGCGTTGGGTGGAAGGTACGGAAGAAGAAGCCTTCTGGAAGCTTCGATTGCGGAATAGGAAGTTTTTTGTACTCCAACGGGAGGAGCACGGAAATgagagggggaggagagagagaaacggTGGGAAAGGCCGAAAGGCAGCAGCTGCTAGCTGCAGCTGCACGAGGAGAAAACCCGACCCGCTTTGTGAACCGGGCTGCGACAAAAACAACCCGTACCGAGAGAAAGCTAGCCAGGTAGTGGGCCCGGCCGCCTAGATATCTCGCTGCGGCGCTGTGCTGGGCCGTCTGATGCGGCTCTGGCGTGGCACCGACGGCCGGGATCGGAGATAGCGCAGGATTATTCTCGGCGCCGGGGGCGGGAGGGCGAAGCAGACTAGCAGAGTGGTGGGCCGAGGAAAGTGCGCGAAGGCCGGAAGGTTCCGTGGCTGTTTCACGCCCATTCCTTCTGGAAGGTTCAGGTAGGCGCGGAGGTGGGCCAAGGTGGACGGGACACGTGTCGACCGTCGGGCCTCGGGTGCTGGATGGGATAAGattatttctctattttttttaattctttcGATGTCGTGCACCCAACCATTTCAGAAAATACAGCTAGAGACCTCTGGTAAAGAAATACAGTATCCATAGGCAGAGAACCGTCAAATTTTGGTACGAAGTACGTACTGTATATGAGCACTCATTGAATTTGAGTGATTTATTAtattttggaaaagaaaaaatatgtcATGAGTTGTTGAAGGTATTTTGGGATCATGAAAGCTAGCAATAACTCTAATGTAGGAGAGAATTGGGGAGTAATTGTGAATTTTTATGTACCTTGTGTAAAACCAAAGGAATCATTTAGGATTAAAAAAGCTTAGGAAAAAATTCATACTATTCATTATCTTTTCCATAAAAGTGCATGATACCAACCCCATTTAGAATTAAACACCAATAGGGTTCGCTCTCACGATATGGGTTGATTATACCCTTTCTATCCCATTTATTGCATAGGTTATGATTTGTGGGCCTGGCGCCGAATCAACGCCATATCTAGACATCACCAAAATGGTGCTTTAGTAAGTGACGGAGCTTGACTTTGAATTTCAGATAAATGAGGGGGTCactttttgctacagtaatgaacAGTAGCCATTTTACTATTCGTGTAGTGGGAATTTTCATTGGCCAGGAGGCCAAGGCCCCCCTTGGCCCCAATGAAGCTCCGCCCTTGGTTACTAGTAGTTTGAGTTGTTTATTCCTCGGCATCTTCCTCTCTTTGAAGGTGTTCATGGTGTTTTCTTTACATAAATTAAAGCAACAAGTTTGTATTTGGCTCCTCGACTATTCATTAGTCTATTTTAACCTCTAAACTCTAACACCGTACCGTCTACTAGTTTATTTGGCCTACCTTCCAATGCCGTCTAGTTCTGGCCTATAAGCGCAGTCAAAGCACGTACTTTAGGGCTGATCTGACAATAGTTTTCAAtttatggccgtgtttggttagcaTTCTATTCTATGGAATTTGTTTatctttgaccgctaatttagagtattaaataaaatctaattacaaaatcaccTTCACAActccccgtgtaaatcgcgagacgaatctaatgagacctttggcCGCGcgtttagaggatggttactgtagtatcactgtagcaaatcatcaattgaTTACAgcaattagattcgtctcgaaaagttacacccatccctgaaaaagttttgcaaaaaaacTTCATTTAGAACTCCATGCGGACATTTATCTTTTTGTATAAAGTTGATGTGACATCTAACAAAACACGCCCAGATGAGAGAAAATTATTTAAATAAATACAAAATACTGAAACACCTTAAAATTTTCAGAAAAACGTACGTGAAATATTTTGGGGGTGATGAATGAAATAAATATAACCCATGAAACAATTCTATAGTCTTCAGATAAAATATTCTTGAGTAACTGAAGTTCTTCTCGGATGCATACGAATAAGGACAAAGTATGTagaaaagacttgtgttggtctgtgagggtagtCTATGTCCTATAAAGCagtcagatgtaagcgggcccgaccTCGGGGAGGACGTTACATGTATTTTTTCTCTCCGTACACACGTGTTAGCACCTGCAGTCACTcatcttctcttttcttctGTTCTTCTCTTTTATTCAATATGATGACTACTTATTGCTGATTTTATTTACTATGATGATTCATTTATTCACTATACATTTCTTTTTCGCATAAAATATTTATATGCGTGTACCTAATTGGTTCGCAACGCCAAATTATATGTTCGCTTTGTATATGAAAATTATTCTATGATATTGATTTATTTGTTCACgatatttatttttcattaCTTGTTCTATAAAATCAAATGTTCGTgatgtgtaatattttgtttgttatatattattatttgttcgttatgtttaattttttgttcgCAGAAAATAGTCATTTGTTTGTGtagttaaaatatttgttctcaGTAGCCAAAATACATTATTgagtataaaaatatattttttaaaaaatatcatgCAAACATAAGCAAGTGTGatgttgttttgaagatcttgccataaaaaagataatggtgcaaccCAAAATTAATTTGGATGCTTGGTTTAATATTAATAGCTTTTTTTAGTTTTGAATTTGCATACATCCGAGTTGCCTGACATCATTGTCCTTTTTGCATATATGGAATCTTTATCATTTGATTTCTTGGCTTGAGTAGTGTTGACTGCGGAAATAGTACATCCTAGCATGGGCCTATTATAGCCCATTATGTTGATGCCCACAGTCCTTCCGCTTCAGGTGATGATTTGCGGCGAATTGATCTTGGTTAGGTCCCGTGTGGTGGAACCTACCCATCAGGGTTCAAATCCTCGACTTGACACGGGTGCTCGTACTTTTCTGGATTTATTTCAGGATTTTCCGGTATTATGCATTAAGTGGTAAGCGACGTTCCCGTCAATAACGAGACGCCAATGGTGACTTCGGAAATCTCCAGATCTGTCGGTCCAGTTcttcggaggtgctcatagggataggggtagggtttgcgtatatgtgttcataggggtgaatgtgcatgtgtgttgtgAACGCCTGCGTTGTACTATACTTAAAAAAATGGTGATGATTTGTGAAATCATCACCGAAGCGATGGATAGCCACGCCCGAGGTTGTCGATGTCTAAAATGGAGGCCAAGATGTTATCATACATTCATACATCAAGTGTAGCACCGCAAATACTAGAGACAAAAGTGATGTTTAGGAGCTAGTGGGAAGGGGCATTGGATAACCCCATTTGTTTTCTTAATCATTTGGCAAATTTTCTACTTAATGCCGTTTAGCAACAGGCTCACACTTAACATAAACACGTTGCTAGACTCAGAAAAATTGCAGGTATATACTCGCTACGGCACTGACTCTCCTAAGTAGTCAGCTGTCAGGCTCAACGGTGTGAAGGATCAAAGGCAAGTGCAAGGGAAACTAGTCAAGCTGGGACGAGAAAAAAGAATAACCCAACCCCACGTTCCAGCCATCTGAAGTTGCTCGGTAG
This window contains:
- the LOC120696132 gene encoding BON1-associated protein 2-like, whose protein sequence is MARKGCVGTAMPAAAMTLEVTVVSAEGVRVASGRPLCRGAYAVVRTASSSAPTRVDADADCHGFPYWAEAVRVALPAGAPALDVEICRARAGGGRPAAEPVAAARVPVEDFTVGPPGHLHCLSYRLFDSGGRCGARGRNGIVNITVRRLDGAPPAQGKATAPAAGKAVDAAAPSGSGVSCSAAAASLGKPAAPAGAVMGYPVGC
- the LOC120684857 gene encoding heat stress transcription factor B-2c-like isoform X2: MAEQGGATGEAGGGSEPPALAPAPAPPPAAEAAGQRSLPTPFLTKTYQLVDDPAVDDVISWNEDGSTFVVWRPAEFARDLLPKYFKHNNFSSFVRQLNTYGFRKIVPDRWEFANDCFRRGEKRLLCDIHRRKVAPVPAAPAAALATAAAAAASGAVTVAAAPIPMALPVPLPGSPALSSDEQVLSSNSGSDHPQAAPSGSGGASASGDTGEENERLRRENARLTRELAQMKKLCNNILLLMTKYASSQQLDASAALSSVVNCSGESSEAVPPPPPLPPAILDLMPSCPGLATAAAGLVADADPDQAARLFGVSIGLKRAREDDGDTGEEEEPAGHGGSGAEVKTEEASDPRQHPSGSSKEPSPDQHPWPIYRPTPVHPSMRPSCNGPDQGAGSDQDGSNSRESGCAWPAVFMLDDRGDERSISWMLFR
- the LOC120684857 gene encoding heat stress transcription factor B-2a-like isoform X1, with translation MAEQGGATGEAGGGSEPPALAPAPAPPPAAEAAGQRSLPTPFLTKTYQLVDDPAVDDVISWNEDGSTFVVWRPAEFARDLLPKYFKHNNFSSFVRQLNTYEDRARPMGVRQRLLPARGEAPALRHTPAEGSAGSGRAGSGSGDRRRGGGFRGGDRRGGADPHGPAGAAAGLAGAILRRAGALLQLRLGPPAGGAVRLRGRVRVGRHGGGERAPPPRERAADPRARADEEALQQHPAPHDQVRLLPAARRLRGAVLRRQLLRRVLGGRAPAAAPPPGDPRSHALVPGPGHRGRGPRRRRGPRPGREAVRRFHRAEAGAGGRRRHWRGGGAGGPRRLRRGGEDGGGVGSASASIRQQQGAVAGPAPVAHIPAHARAPLDAALLQRAGPGRRVRPRRVQLQRSSESMNFSQFLVSSRLELQPSTCTRHGTCGTKEIAALSVGFAPFVVPAALDQGKNGSEAAGL
- the LOC120684857 gene encoding heat stress transcription factor B-2c-like isoform X3, yielding MAEQGGATGEAGGGSEPPALAPAPAPPPAAEAAGQRSLPTPFLTKTYQLVDDPAVDDVISWNEDGSTFVVWRPAEFARDLLPKYFKHNNFSSFVRQLNTYGFRKIVPDRWEFANDCFRRGEKRLLCDIHRRKVAPVPAAPAAALATAAAAAASGAVTVAAAPIPMALPVPLPGSPALSSDEQVLSSNSGSDHPQAAPSGSGGASASGDTGEENERLRRENARLTRELAQMKKLCNNILLLMTKYASSQQLDASAALSSVVNCSGESSEAVPPPPPLPPAILDLMPSCPGLATAAAGLVADADPDQAARLFGVSIGLKRAREDDGDTGEEEEPAGHGGSGAEVKTEEASDPRQHPSGSSKEPSPDQHPWPIYRPTPVHPSMRPSCNGPDQGAGSDQDGSNSRCFLCIKSAVVRIHELLAVPRQL
- the LOC120684857 gene encoding heat stress transcription factor B-2a-like isoform X4, yielding MAEQGGATGEAGGGSEPPALAPAPAPPPAAEAAGQRSLPTPFLTKTYQLVDDPAVDDVISWNEDGSTFVVWRPAEFARDLLPKYFKHNNFSSFVRQLNTYEDRARPMGVRQRLLPARGEAPALRHTPAEGSAGSGRAGSGSGDRRRGGGFRGGDRRGGADPHGPAGAAAGLAGAILRRAGALLQLRLGPPAGGAVRLRGRVRVGRHGGGERAPPPRERAADPRARADEEALQQHPAPHDQVRLLPAARRLRGAVLRRQLLRRVLGGRAPAAAPPPGDPRSHALVPGPGHRGRGPRRRRGPRPGREAVRRFHRAEAGAGGRRRHWRGGGAGGPRRLRRGGEDGGGVGSASASIRQQQGAVAGPAPVAHIPAHARAPLDAALLQRAGPGRRVRPRRVQLQMLFVYKISGRQNP
- the LOC120684857 gene encoding heat stress transcription factor B-2c-like isoform X5 encodes the protein MAEQGGATGEAGGGSEPPALAPAPAPPPAAEAAGQRSLPTPFLTKTYQLVDDPAVDDVISWNEDGSTFVVWRPAEFARDLLPKYFKHNNFSSFVRQLNTYGFRKIVPDRWEFANDCFRRGEKRLLCDIHRRKVAPVPAAPAAALATAAAAAASGAVTVAAAPIPMALPVPLPGSPALSSDEQVLSSNSGSDHPQAAPSGSGGASASGDTGEENERLRRENARLTRELAQMKKLCNNILLLMTKYASSQQLDASAALSSVVNCSGESSEAVPPPPPLPPAILDLMPSCPGLATAAAGLVADADPDQAARLFGVSIGLKRAREDDGDTGEEEEPAGHGGSGAEVKTEEASDPRQHPSGSSKEPSPDQHPWPIYRPTPVHPSMRPSCNGPDQGAGSDQDGSNSSGRQNP